A stretch of DNA from Streptococcus sp. NPS 308:
ATCTTACCATCACGAAGGTAGTTTTGCGTTCCGTCTTGGATATAGGCTCTGATCTTCTTGATGGTACGTTCGCTACCAAGTTTCAAGGTCACATGACCATCTTTACGAGCATAGTCTGAAAACTCAACGAAGTTGTTGTAAACACCATCAAATAATTGATCTAGGTTGTTCAGTTTACGAACATCATTGCTTCCATATGCTGGGTGAATTCCCATAGTTGTAGATTCTAGTTTGGTTGGTTGCACTTCTTTAGTCGTCACAAGGAGAGAAGTCGCTGTAATAGCTTGCTCCTGATCTGTTTTGTTGACCAGACGCACATAACGTACTAAGTGGCTTGCTACAGATCTGTCTGTCAACTGGCTCGCTGGCAGCCATTCTTGCGCATTTGCAGAGTACTCAAGGCTAAGAGCTGGGTTGGCTTGGCCTTGGAGCTGGATGCTCTTGACCTGATGGATACGGTCAAGTTTCATACCTAGATAGCTATGGGCAGGGAGTTTGGTTCCAGCTGGAATTTGGAGCTCATAATGTCCCAAGCTATCCACTACCGGCGTTTCCTTCAAGGCATCGACGTTGGTGTCCGTTAACTCACTGTTTCCAGAGCGTGTCTCAACAGAGAAGTCTTGGATACGCCACCAGAGGTCGAGGGCCTTGGTATTGCGTACTCGGATATAACGAGCATTGATTGCTCTAGTCACTTCCTTGGTTTGCTCACCTGACAAGCGATCGAGTTCCTGCCAAGTAGTACCATCTGTAGAATACTCAAGCACACCTGCGGCAAGTTTATCACCTGTTCCTTGGCGAAGACGAACTTTAGTGACTGACTTGACTTCACCGAGGTCAAGCTGTGCCCAGGCATCTACTGGAGTGGTATTGCTACCGTCGGCGTTCGCCATCATGGCTTCTGTATTGTCCTTGCCATCAGTGATTTGACGAGCTGAGGTATTTAGTTTGTAAACTAAGTTTGAGCTTAGACTAACTGTCGTTGCTTGTTGGCTACGAGCTTTTTCAACTGGACGGTTGACTGCAATTTCCTGAACTGCAAACCAGGTATTTTCACGATCTGCTGTCGCAATCATGCGAACTGCCTTGGCCTTGATATTGAGATTCTCAAACTTAAGAAGGGATTCATTTCCGACATAGCTTGGCTCTTTCAAAGTTACCCAGTTGTCATTTTCATCTTGATACTGCACTTCTGCCTTACTAAAGGTATCACGTGGATTTGCCTGCGTTCCCATTGCAAAGGTCAAGGTTTGGATCGCTACCGGCTTGTTGAACTTCATACCGATATAATCACCTGTCTTGATGCTGTTTGGTGATTTAATAATCGCATGAGTTGCCAAGTCGCCATCCGTTACTTCTGCCAAACCACCTTCTACACCTGTTCGATTGGTAATAAAGGTACTGATGATTTGATCTGGATGCAAGACTTTTTGAACTTCAGACGCTAGAACTTCTTTCAAGGATAGGATAAATGGACGAATATGTTGAACACCCAATTCAGCTTTTTCCATATGGTCTACATAATGGAAGGTATGAGTTTGAGACTGTTCGTACAATTTCAAACCTTTATAGTAGCTATCCCAGAGTTTGGCTGCATCGTTTGTAGCCATGGCTTCAGTTCCTGTAAGGAAGGCATCGAGAGCATTCATTTGGTCGATTGCATTATCCAACCAATAGTGGATTTGGGCGACCATTTTTTTATCGCCTGATGCTTTATAGAGTTCGGCTGCTTCTTTAATCTTGGCAAATTCTGCACGCAAGGCTGCACGTTCTGCAGTCACATCCTGACCTGCTTTGAGCTTAGTCATGAAGTCTGTCAATTTTGGAGCCAAGTCTACAGATTCTTCTAGTTTGACGACACGATTATCCATGTTTTGGTTGATCATGTGCTTACCAAGTTCGCGGAAGGCTGCTGATACCTTGCTATCTTCAAAATGACCATTTTCTACAAAGTTGAAGGCAATATCATTGATTTTCTTAGCTTCTTCTTCTGATTTCCACTGTTTCCATGAGTATTGAGCTCCTGAAAAGAGGGCAATCTTAGATGGTTCAGACTGTTGCATTGGGTTCAACATGATACCAGATAGCAAGCTTGGATCCACATTCGGATGAAGGAATTTCTCACCACCACCTAGAATCAAGTGTTGTTTAGAGTTATCTGTTACAGGCCAGTTAATCCAAAGTGAAACTGGGCGATAGGTCTTGCCTCCTGCGGATAGATTATTCTTGAGAGTGGAAAGGAAGCTTTCAGAGACTTCACCCCAAATCTTACCACCCGTCAAGGTCATCGATGTTGAACTTGGGAGATTTTCATTGAGGGATTTCAACTCATCTTCACGTCCATTACCCCAATACTGGCCAGGAACAAAGATCATTTCTTTACGAAGACCACTGTAGGTTCCCTGCATTTCAGTCAACCAATCCGTCATGTCTTTCATCAAGCGGTTGTAGCTATTGTAGCCTCCGACTGGGCTCGGTGCATCATCTGCAAGGATACCAAATTCGCGGACACCCACTTTCATCAACTGGGTAAATTTGGCCTTGATGGTTGCCAAATCTTCTTGGTAATGCGCTTCATTGCCAAAACGGATACGGTTGTTCATGAATGGGTGGATGGTCCAGACATAGCGAGTTTTACTTTGATTTCCAACACGAGCAAGTTCACGAATTTCTGCTAGTTTTTCTTCTGGATAGAGTTCACGCCATTTCTTGTTGTGGTATGGATCATCTTTTGGTGCAAAGAAGTATTGGTTCAATTTCAAATCGCCACCATAACGCATGAGCTCTGCACGATCGGCATTAGACCAAGGATTTCCATAGTAACCTTCGATGAAGCCACGGTTCTTGAGTTCTGCGTAATCTTCTACTGTCACATTGCGAAGAACTGGAACTTGGCTTTCCTTGAGCATGTGTTTCAAGGTTGTCAAACCATAGAAGACTGCATCAGTGTCTTTTCCGACGATAGAAATCGAATTATCCTTGATGCTCAAGACATAGGCGTCAATCTTGTCAAAGAAGCCTGCTGAAACATTGGACAAGTTTTGTTCTGCTTGTGAACCTTGTCCATGCACTCCAAGATAGATATTGGTTGCGCCAGCGATTGCCGCCTTACCAGTTGTATAAGATACTTGATTGTCCTGCAAGACACTCTTCAAGCGATTGCGAGTATAGATATCGAGTTGATCGCCCATAACCAGATTGACTTGCTTACGAAGAGCCGTAACACCTTCGCCATAGGTCACTTTTTGTGGCGTTGGGAAGACCTTGTACTCTTTCTTGAGATAGTCTGCGCTCTTGCTAGCAGCTGCAATGCTGTCTTCGCTAGCTGGTTTGCTTGCAGTGAATTGATCCGCCAATTCAACTGTTCCATCACCGGTTTGGTCTACTTTTGGTTTTTCAGGAGTAGATGGTGGTTGAGGTTGACTTGGTTCAGGTGTTTCTTGTCCTTCTTTGGCAGGTTTCAATAGATGAACTTCAGCTGCACTTGCAAAACCACCAACGCCTTCCAATACTTTCAACTCAATCTTGTTGGTATCTACCGCCGCAAAGTTGACTGTTTTTTCTTGGGCGTTGTTGTCCCAGCTTCCTTCTGAAACCTTGACCATTTGGCCATCTTTCTGTGCGTAGATTTCGTAGCGCGTCACGACACCATTTCCACCACCTGGACGTGGGAGGTACGTCAAACCATTGACTTTTTCTGCTTCTTTCAAGGTCATAGTAAGAGTGTATGGCGCAGTGTCACCAGTCCACTTAGTATGCCAGAAGGTATTTGGATCATTATCAAAGGCCTTTTCAACAGCGCCTTCAGTCGCGTTTCCTGGAAGTTGCTGACTGCTTGCGGTTGCCGTAATCTTATCATTTGAAATCAAACGAGGATTTACAAATGGTTTATCTGACAACTCTGCACTATGCAATATTCCTTTGAAACCACCGATGCTTTCAAGCGGTAGAACCAAGCTATTGTGGGCAAAGCGAGGGTATTCTGGATTTGCGATACGCTCAATCTTCTCACCATCCACATAAACTTCCGTTGATTGTGGTTTGGTCACAATAGAGATTTGATAACGTTTGTTCTTCTCCAGTTTTTTCTTGAACTGGATATGGAACTGTTCAAATTGATAAGCAAGATAGCCATCTTTATCAGCTAGATAGATACGGTTGTCCCCACTTGTTGAGAAGGTTTGTTCCCCGTCACCAGTGACAGTCACATCAAACTTCAAGACATGACTTGGACCAACATCACCAGCCAAGCCTTCGATGCTGCTGTCTTTCTCAAATGCCAATCCTTGCTCACTTGCCTTCACCTTCTTGCTTGCATAGTTCTTGACGGTTTCAGGATTGA
This window harbors:
- a CDS encoding SIALI-17 repeat-containing surface protein, whose amino-acid sequence is MDRHFFEKRCHYSIRKFAIGAASVMIGASIFGANMVQAAETAAPSETEGSITHVEALDKLPDDLAAALEKADAEAATEASHEETPATDEGSNPATSEEAKPETSPTIPKPAETPKPVETPKADNKPAETATPAPKPAEKPIEDREDVNHLEGATAQASNHETGTNFTADKAIDGDDNTRWATDRDAVKPTFELTLPKTTLIKHVEIDWDRRLRNGQNDPNIKSWSLYYAGQEDVGANGEKQWKLAHTKTGDPVLDEKVDLAESIKAKYLKLEINDYQAGTMGWRNVGIQEIRAYSNVPDHSKVTDIRQVTELTVAEDGQSLVLPTLPGKVSLIGSNKQGVIDLQNRIHKPLTDQRVKVMVQQIKDSHTFTKEFEVVIKGLHQDEGVGVKPKVAPAVQQWYGKEGQSSITSDTVLATGDSGFDQAATFYQSDLASRGLELATGDKQAQKRIEFKKVENKGYGKEGYGITIQDDVITIEAATNTGAFYATRTLLQMGESNLQNGEIRDFPSFSHRGFMLDTGRKFIPYDTLVDIMLNMAYYKMNDLQLHLNDNYIFLKEHLAGKNLSPEEQLKYVLEHAKTGFRLETDIVGKNGQKLTSDEHYTKEEMQNLIKLAKALHINLVPEIDTPGHALSFVKVRPDLMYQGSLSDYAGKHNVERVAMLDLDNKYEETLKFVKSVYDKLLDGPDAPLHGVSTVHIGTDEYYGSRESYRRFVNDLIKYIKGKGYTPRIWGSLSAKRGNTPVDWNGVEVDIWSIGWQRPNEAIAQGAKIINITDVPTYSVPSGSNSQAAYGDYANYERQYNSWTPNDFRTGGGPLLAASHPSIIGGGHAVWNDNIDLHETGLTSYDIFKRFFKSMQTTAERTWGSDRAAATFAERTLPASPYAPQSNPDKEIDQSDLFTINPETVKNYASKKVKASEQGLAFEKDSSIEGLAGDVGPSHVLKFDVTVTGDGEQTFSTSGDNRIYLADKDGYLAYQFEQFHIQFKKKLEKNKRYQISIVTKPQSTEVYVDGEKIERIANPEYPRFAHNSLVLPLESIGGFKGILHSAELSDKPFVNPRLISNDKITATASSQQLPGNATEGAVEKAFDNDPNTFWHTKWTGDTAPYTLTMTLKEAEKVNGLTYLPRPGGGNGVVTRYEIYAQKDGQMVKVSEGSWDNNAQEKTVNFAAVDTNKIELKVLEGVGGFASAAEVHLLKPAKEGQETPEPSQPQPPSTPEKPKVDQTGDGTVELADQFTASKPASEDSIAAASKSADYLKKEYKVFPTPQKVTYGEGVTALRKQVNLVMGDQLDIYTRNRLKSVLQDNQVSYTTGKAAIAGATNIYLGVHGQGSQAEQNLSNVSAGFFDKIDAYVLSIKDNSISIVGKDTDAVFYGLTTLKHMLKESQVPVLRNVTVEDYAELKNRGFIEGYYGNPWSNADRAELMRYGGDLKLNQYFFAPKDDPYHNKKWRELYPEEKLAEIRELARVGNQSKTRYVWTIHPFMNNRIRFGNEAHYQEDLATIKAKFTQLMKVGVREFGILADDAPSPVGGYNSYNRLMKDMTDWLTEMQGTYSGLRKEMIFVPGQYWGNGREDELKSLNENLPSSTSMTLTGGKIWGEVSESFLSTLKNNLSAGGKTYRPVSLWINWPVTDNSKQHLILGGGEKFLHPNVDPSLLSGIMLNPMQQSEPSKIALFSGAQYSWKQWKSEEEAKKINDIAFNFVENGHFEDSKVSAAFRELGKHMINQNMDNRVVKLEESVDLAPKLTDFMTKLKAGQDVTAERAALRAEFAKIKEAAELYKASGDKKMVAQIHYWLDNAIDQMNALDAFLTGTEAMATNDAAKLWDSYYKGLKLYEQSQTHTFHYVDHMEKAELGVQHIRPFILSLKEVLASEVQKVLHPDQIISTFITNRTGVEGGLAEVTDGDLATHAIIKSPNSIKTGDYIGMKFNKPVAIQTLTFAMGTQANPRDTFSKAEVQYQDENDNWVTLKEPSYVGNESLLKFENLNIKAKAVRMIATADRENTWFAVQEIAVNRPVEKARSQQATTVSLSSNLVYKLNTSARQITDGKDNTEAMMANADGSNTTPVDAWAQLDLGEVKSVTKVRLRQGTGDKLAAGVLEYSTDGTTWQELDRLSGEQTKEVTRAINARYIRVRNTKALDLWWRIQDFSVETRSGNSELTDTNVDALKETPVVDSLGHYELQIPAGTKLPAHSYLGMKLDRIHQVKSIQLQGQANPALSLEYSANAQEWLPASQLTDRSVASHLVRYVRLVNKTDQEQAITATSLLVTTKEVQPTKLESTTMGIHPAYGSNDVRKLNNLDQLFDGVYNNFVEFSDYARKDGHVTLKLGSERTIKKIRAYIQDGTQNYLRDGKIQVSQDGKTWTDVVTVGDGVANSTHDDSLTDGWTHDSKMPGNRYIEGELTTPVKANYLRVLYTADYDARFVGFTELVINDGEFVKPINDPTVEGNGGESQGNLYNNLVDGKVLTSYKSEKEKGELVYHLSEPTNANHLRLVSSLPEGAKARVLARTLKDGQDSWTDLGAITSSLQTFAIRNGGSLLDVKLAWEGGKAEFYELASFHQELTEEPVQSSKGEEPAPVLEVPEFTGGVNAIEALVHELPEYTGPVATVGDQAAPTVEKPEFKGGVNAVMALVHELPEYTGPVATVGDQAAPTVEKPEFKGGVNAVMALVHELPEYTGPVATVGDQAAPTVEKPEFKLSSLASDEGKKPAPDLKQEVTNRETAEQSLPATGESQSDTALFLAGVSLALSALFVAKTKKD